The stretch of DNA CGGAATCAACGTCTTGGAGGCGGCCGTGTCGATGCCGTCTGAACACTGACCCCCGGGCGTGCCCCTAAGGCCATGCAGTCGAATCACCTGCCGGCGAACACATCGATTCCTGTCCTGCCCTTGAGCGTGCCCGTTCTTCCTCTACACGCTGAAGGCATGAAGATTCGATGAAGAAATGTGCTTCGTTCGGATGGCGGATGGCGGATTACGGCAGATATGAGTGCGCGCTGAATTTATCCTCCCGATATTCTCCGAAGCCACCGCCCGAGAGCCTCGATCGCTTTTCTTACCCTACGCGCGTAAACCGCCCACCGCAGCCACCGGCGGTCTCCCAGTGCTGACAGGCCGCCGCAGGCGTGCCGAGGGTGTGCATCTTCGGGCCCACCAGGGACTCTCCCCGGCCACGCCCCCGCTAACGGTGAACACCCTGACGTTCCCGCTCGAAACGAAGCTCCGCTGGGTCGGGAACACGGTGCTGAGCACCCTCGGCAACCAAGGCGACCACCCGATCAGCGGCCGTGACCAAAACGTGACATTAGGGGGTGGGCCCTGTATCGTCCTCCGCGTGCCGAGAGCTGATCTTCTTGGCGCCCCCGTGGCACATCGCCGAGTTCTGCCGGTGCCCGGGGTTCCTGAAGAGAAATCGCTTGGCAGAAGCGGGGGAACCATTACCGGTCCCGGTGTACCGGGGCCTTGGGGTTAAGCCGTGCAGAGCGCGTGCGTTCTGCGGCCGGGTGTCTCCCACCCGCATCCGACAGCTCACCTCGTAGGCAAAGGGAGGAATCCACCCATGTCGCTTTTCACGCAGAACACTGCCCGCCACCGCGCCGAGACCTCCTCGCGCGCCGTGCGCACCACCACCGTCGTCGCCGCCGCCGGCGCAGCACTGGTGGGCTCCATCGCTCCGGCCCAGGCCTACGCCGAGATCCCCGCCGCCTCCGGGTCCTCCTATGCGGCTCCGGCCTCGGCGATGGCCGATCTGGCCTCCTACACCTACCAGGCCCCGGTCGCCGCGCAGCCCGCCGCCCCCGCCGACCAGGCCCCGGCCCCGCAGCAGAGCGCCGCCACCTCGAGCGTGAGCCCGCAGTCCACCGCCACCACCGAACTCGCCCCGGCCGCCGGCGGCATCGTGGGCACGGCCATGCAGGGTGTGGGCACCGGCTACGTCTGGGGCGGGACCTCCTTCGGGGCCTGGGACTGCTCCGGATTCACCGGCTGGGTCTACGCCCAGAACGGCATCGACATCCCCCGCACCAGCTCCCAGCAGATCGCCGCGGCCACCCCGACCGCCACCCCGCAGCCCGGTGACCTGGTGTCCCAGAACGGTGGCAACCACATCGGCATCTACATCGGTGGCGGCAAGATGGTCTCTGCGTTGAACCCGACCCAGGGCACCTTCGTCCACTCCGTCAACGCCATGCCCGTCGACGGGTACTACACCTACCGCTGAGCCGGACTCGCTGCTGCGGTGCCCCACATGGTCACCGCAGCAGATCCCCGGACCGCTCTCACCCGGGGCCGGACCGCCTCTACCTCACGCGCACCTGCTGCGCCCTTCACCTGCTGCGGGAGTGCTCCTCTCCGAAAGCACCCCCGTCGGACATCGGTCGTTTCGGTGACACCGTCCGGGATCAGGCCTGCACTGGGGCGGTGAGTGATGCGCTGGGCGCGGCCTGAACCAGTTTCCGCGGCTAACCGGCCGACCACTTGAGTCCGGCGCCCGCGTCTCCACCGTCCAGACCCAGACCGATGTCCTCGTCGACTGCTCCCCGGGGGCGCCCACATCGGGGTCCATCCCGGCGGCGGCGAGGCCGTGCACGGCGGCCGGAACGGCCACCAGGCGGTCCTCGACAGCGTCAACGTCGGCTCCGGGCCGGTCCAGGTTTGCCTACGCTGAGCCGGTTCAGGCATCACATACTCCGGGTGCGTCCTCTTTGAACGACCAGCAAGGAGTGCGCACCCGGTCCTCACATCCCGCCCCAGGCCTGGATCTTCTGCGTCGTCGCCGTTAGCCACCGAGGACGCGCCTCTCCTGCGCTCGAGGATGCACACTCGCCGACATGTCCAGGAGTGGATGGTGGACGATCTTCCGAAGAAGGCCTTGCAGGAAAGGCTCAGCGCAGTGAGCTACTGTCCTGCCCGTTCATGAGGAGCAAGACCCTTTTTGGGCCTTTCAAGGAGGACGCATGGCTGGCGGTACGGACCCGGAGCGGGCGCGGCAGCAACGTGCTGCGCTGCTGGATCAGCACTGGGCGGCCGATGCCCGGGCCACCCGCAGGCGGCGGCTCCTGGCGGGCGCGGGCGCGGTGACGGCTGTCGCGGCGGTCGGGGCCCTGGTGACGGTGGCGGTGATCAACGATCCCCCGCCCCAGGCGCGGGAGGACATCGAGATCGCCGGGCTGCAGACCTACGAGGGCCTCGGCAACTCCCACGTGGAGACCGCGGTGGACTACGAGCAGTCCCCCCCGGTGGGCGGGGACCACGCCAGTGACTGGCTCAACTGCGGGGTCTACACCGAGCCGGTGCCCGAGGAGAACGCCGTGCACGCCTTGGAGCACGGGGCCGTGTGGGCCGCCTACGACCCCTCCGCCCTGTCCGAGGACCAGGTGGCTGAGTTACGCCAGGCCGTCCCGGACACCTACGTGGTGCTCTCCCCCTACGAGGACCTGGGCGCCCCCATCATGATCTCGGCGTGGGGGGCTCAGGTCGCCCTGGACTCCCCGGAAGATGAGCGCCTGGAGCAGTTCGTGACCAAGTACTGGCAGTCCCCCGACGCCCCGGAGCCCGGGGCATCCTGCACCGGCGGCATCGATGCCCCCAGCCGGGTCGCATGAGCACCAGCACCACCGGCGCCGCCTCCAGGAGCTCGGCAGGGCACCGGGGACGGTGGGTCCTGCTGGTGCTGGCGGCCGTGCTGTTGGTGGCGGCCGGCTGGGCGGTGGGGCAGCTGAGCGCTCCGACGTCGTCCACCCCGGCGGAGGGCAGCCCGGAAGCCGGGTTCGCCCGCGACATGCAAACCCATCACCTGCAGGCGGTGGAAATGAGTTCCTTGGTCCGTGACCGTACGGAAGACCCGGAGATCCGCCGGTTGGCATACGACATCTCCCGCACCCAGCAACAACAGGCCGGGCAGATGTACGGCTGGCTCTCCGTGTGGGGATTGCCCCAGGCCTCATCCCAACCGGCCATGGCCTGGATGGACGACGGCGACCAGAACCACACATCCATGCCCGGCATGGACTCCACGAGCCCTGGTCCGGACGCGCGAATGCCGGGCATGGCCACCGCCGAGCAGCTGGCCGAGCTGGAGGACGCCCAAGGCCAGGAGGCCGAACGGCTCTACCTCGAGTTGATGATCCCCCACCACCAAGCCGGAGCAGCCATGGCCCAAGCCATCCTGGAGCACACTGACAACCCCGTGGTGACCTCTCTGGCGCAATCGATCGCCACCAGCCAGACCTCGGAGATCAAGTACATGGAGGACCTGTTGGAGAAGCGCCGCAACCCATCATGATCTCCGTTCGCACGCCAGGATCAGCACCCGTGGCCGGGTCCGCGCAAAAGCTGACGGGCCCAGACGTGAACCGGTTCCCATGCTCGGCCCAGCTGTGCGCCGGGGACCGGAATCCACCGGGGCTCTTCGGCCCCGATCCCCAATATCGCGGGCAGGTCCGGGGAGAGGCCGGCGTGGCAGGCCCGTCCCTCCTGGACCGGTCCTGGGCTCAGGGCCCGATCCGGACCTCGGGACCGTTCTGTGGCATGCAAAAATGTCCTCATGGCAGTCGATGCTTTCCGTGACCATGGTTGACCGCAACATGGCCGGGCCGGTCTGGGTCCCGTCCGAGCCGCCGAGCTTGGAGAACTTCCTGGCCCCCACGTTGCAACCAATTCCACTCATCCCGGCCATCGCGCTGGTGCTGGCTGTGTTGTATTTGGTCGGAGCGGCCCGGCTGTGGAGGGCACGCCGGCGGTGGCCGGTGTG from Kocuria turfanensis encodes:
- a CDS encoding C40 family peptidase codes for the protein MSLFTQNTARHRAETSSRAVRTTTVVAAAGAALVGSIAPAQAYAEIPAASGSSYAAPASAMADLASYTYQAPVAAQPAAPADQAPAPQQSAATSSVSPQSTATTELAPAAGGIVGTAMQGVGTGYVWGGTSFGAWDCSGFTGWVYAQNGIDIPRTSSQQIAAATPTATPQPGDLVSQNGGNHIGIYIGGGKMVSALNPTQGTFVHSVNAMPVDGYYTYR
- a CDS encoding DUF3105 domain-containing protein, whose product is MAGGTDPERARQQRAALLDQHWAADARATRRRRLLAGAGAVTAVAAVGALVTVAVINDPPPQAREDIEIAGLQTYEGLGNSHVETAVDYEQSPPVGGDHASDWLNCGVYTEPVPEENAVHALEHGAVWAAYDPSALSEDQVAELRQAVPDTYVVLSPYEDLGAPIMISAWGAQVALDSPEDERLEQFVTKYWQSPDAPEPGASCTGGIDAPSRVA
- a CDS encoding DUF305 domain-containing protein, coding for MSTSTTGAASRSSAGHRGRWVLLVLAAVLLVAAGWAVGQLSAPTSSTPAEGSPEAGFARDMQTHHLQAVEMSSLVRDRTEDPEIRRLAYDISRTQQQQAGQMYGWLSVWGLPQASSQPAMAWMDDGDQNHTSMPGMDSTSPGPDARMPGMATAEQLAELEDAQGQEAERLYLELMIPHHQAGAAMAQAILEHTDNPVVTSLAQSIATSQTSEIKYMEDLLEKRRNPS